The Pseudomonas iranensis genome includes a window with the following:
- a CDS encoding LysR family transcriptional regulator, producing the protein MNRNDLRRVDMNLLVIFEALMFEKNLTRVAEKLFMGQPAVSAALGRLRDLFDDPLLLRNGRGMEPTARALAILKELQPAMDVISGAVSRAKEFEPASSCDVFRIGLSDDAEFGLFPPLLRQLQQEAPGIVVVVRRANYLLMPALLASGEISVGVSYTTDLPANAKRKKLRDIPCKVLRGDDRPGPLTLDEYCERPHAMVSFSGDLSGNIDLDLAKIGRCRRVVLGVPQFSGLRALLAGTEMIATVPDYAACALVEGCALRAEDPPFPIDAAQLSMAWSGVHDNDPAEKWLRSRISQFMAAPLDIPAL; encoded by the coding sequence ATGAACCGTAACGATCTGCGCCGCGTTGACATGAACCTGCTGGTGATTTTCGAAGCGTTGATGTTCGAAAAGAACCTGACCCGGGTTGCCGAAAAACTGTTCATGGGCCAGCCAGCGGTCAGTGCTGCGCTGGGGCGCTTGCGTGATCTGTTCGACGATCCGTTGCTGCTGCGCAACGGTCGCGGTATGGAGCCGACGGCGCGGGCGCTGGCGATCCTCAAGGAGCTGCAACCGGCGATGGACGTGATTTCCGGCGCAGTCAGCCGCGCCAAGGAGTTCGAACCGGCGAGCAGTTGCGATGTGTTTCGCATCGGTCTGTCGGACGACGCCGAGTTCGGTCTGTTTCCGCCGCTGTTGCGCCAGCTTCAGCAGGAGGCGCCGGGGATTGTCGTGGTGGTACGCCGCGCCAACTACCTGTTGATGCCGGCGCTGTTGGCCTCTGGAGAAATCTCCGTGGGCGTCAGCTACACCACGGATCTGCCGGCCAATGCCAAGCGCAAGAAGCTGCGTGATATTCCCTGCAAAGTGCTGCGCGGCGACGACCGTCCGGGGCCGCTGACGCTGGACGAATATTGCGAGCGTCCGCATGCAATGGTGTCGTTCTCCGGTGATCTGAGCGGCAACATCGACCTGGATCTGGCCAAGATCGGCCGCTGCCGCCGGGTGGTTCTTGGTGTGCCGCAGTTCAGCGGCTTGCGCGCCTTGCTCGCCGGTACCGAGATGATCGCCACGGTGCCGGATTACGCCGCGTGTGCCTTGGTCGAAGGCTGCGCCCTGCGTGCCGAAGACCCGCCATTCCCGATCGATGCCGCGCAATTGTCGATGGCCTGGAGCGGGGTGCACGACAACGACCCGGCAGAGAAATGGCTGCGCTCGCGGATCAGCCAGTTCATGGCGGCGCCGCTGGACATTCCTGCGCTTTAA
- a CDS encoding MBL fold metallo-hydrolase, translating to MKGLMKGATTLAVMLAMSGAMAQAPQMGTQAPGYFRLALGDYEVTALFDGYNDLSPKLLQGMSQSQIRALLARRSIETPGVQTAFNAFLVNTGTQLILVDTGAGQCIGATAGQLSANMQAAGYKPEQVDTVLLTHLHLDHVCGLVDAQKKPLFANATVFAAKAEADYWLDPAALAKAPAGAKEFFKIAQDSTAPYVAAGRFKTFAAGQSPLPGLVEATLEAGHTPGSTTYRFTSQQQSIVFMGDLVHNLAVQFLHPQVSISFDVNSQKAISSRQAVFSAAAASKTWVTAAHLPFPGIGHITAEGKHFQWVPVEYGPYKRAAKVPLIE from the coding sequence ATGAAAGGCTTGATGAAAGGAGCAACGACCCTGGCGGTCATGCTGGCAATGTCCGGCGCGATGGCGCAGGCACCGCAGATGGGCACTCAGGCGCCGGGGTATTTCCGCTTGGCGCTGGGCGATTACGAAGTCACCGCGTTGTTCGACGGTTACAACGATTTGTCGCCGAAGTTGTTGCAGGGCATGAGCCAGAGCCAGATTCGCGCGCTGCTCGCACGCCGTTCGATTGAAACCCCGGGCGTGCAGACGGCGTTCAATGCCTTTCTGGTCAACACCGGCACACAACTGATTCTGGTCGACACCGGCGCAGGGCAATGCATCGGCGCCACCGCAGGCCAACTCTCGGCCAACATGCAGGCCGCCGGCTACAAGCCTGAGCAGGTCGACACGGTTCTGCTGACGCACCTGCACCTCGATCACGTCTGCGGTCTGGTCGATGCACAGAAGAAGCCGCTGTTCGCCAATGCCACCGTCTTTGCGGCCAAGGCAGAGGCCGATTACTGGCTTGATCCGGCAGCGCTGGCCAAGGCCCCGGCGGGAGCCAAAGAATTTTTCAAAATTGCCCAGGATTCGACGGCACCCTACGTTGCCGCCGGTCGCTTCAAGACGTTTGCCGCCGGGCAGTCGCCATTGCCGGGACTGGTCGAAGCAACCCTCGAAGCCGGCCACACGCCGGGCAGCACCACGTACCGCTTCACCTCGCAGCAGCAGAGCATCGTGTTCATGGGCGATCTGGTGCACAACCTCGCTGTGCAGTTTTTGCACCCGCAAGTGTCGATCAGTTTCGACGTCAACAGTCAGAAAGCGATCAGCAGTCGGCAGGCAGTGTTCAGTGCTGCCGCCGCGAGCAAGACCTGGGTAACAGCAGCGCATCTGCCGTTCCCCGGCATCGGTCACATTACCGCTGAGGGCAAACATTTCCAGTGGGTGCCGGTGGAGTACGGCCCTTACAAACGCGCGGCGAAAGTGCCGTTGATCGAGTAA
- a CDS encoding helix-turn-helix domain-containing protein, whose product MAYLQQTVAFAPACEPRKNTTGGLSPQRERQIKQLILDRLGESLEVAELARACSLSRSHFSRAFKCSTGVSPQDWIRAQRLARAKLLIQHTDLSLTQISLECGFCDQAHFCHMFTRSEGINPFAWRCRVMGRPKNNAAQPAVF is encoded by the coding sequence ATGGCTTATCTACAGCAAACCGTCGCCTTCGCCCCTGCCTGCGAACCGCGGAAAAACACGACTGGCGGACTCAGTCCGCAGCGCGAACGCCAGATCAAACAGTTGATCCTCGATCGCTTGGGCGAAAGTCTGGAAGTGGCGGAACTGGCCCGCGCCTGCTCACTGTCACGCAGTCATTTCTCCCGCGCATTCAAGTGCAGCACCGGCGTGTCGCCACAGGACTGGATCCGCGCCCAGCGCCTGGCCCGGGCCAAGTTGCTGATCCAGCACACCGACCTCAGCCTCACGCAAATCAGCCTCGAATGCGGCTTCTGCGATCAGGCGCACTTCTGCCACATGTTCACCCGCAGCGAGGGCATCAATCCCTTCGCCTGGCGCTGTCGAGTCATGGGCAGACCGAAAAACAACGCAGCGCAGCCTGCGGTGTTTTGA